The window GCGGCCAGCCAGGCAACGGCATACGTTGACAGGGCAGCGCTGAAGGAGAAGAAGACGGGGAGCAGGGGGCCAACTATCATGCCGACCCTCGCCATCGAGCCGCTGCTCCCCATGCCCGTGCCCCTCAGGTCAGACGGGAAGGACTCGGGCGTGTAGGCGTATATGAGGCCCCAGGCGCCCAGGTTGAAGAAGTTCAGGGCCACGCCTGAGGCCAGCAGCCAGGCCGTGCTGGGGGCGAGGGCGAACGCCGCTGCCGCAGCGGCTGAGCCAGCGAAGAAGGCCAGCAGGCTCGGCCTCCTGCCTATCCTCTC of the uncultured Acidilobus sp. JCHS genome contains:
- a CDS encoding Major Facilitator Superfamily; the encoded protein is MSLAQLPGYLTAAYLVERIGRRPSLLAFFAGSAAAAAAFALAPSTAWLLASGVALNFFNLGAWGLIYAYTPESFPSDLRGTGMGSSGSMARVGMIVGPLLPVFFSFSAALSTYAVAWLAAGVLIYALGVETKALAISSTS